A window of the Bacteroidota bacterium genome harbors these coding sequences:
- a CDS encoding S8 family peptidase, whose protein sequence is MKYDGKSVFQRLGRAILLLICLYPLSLILHPSEAIAQGNALPGTIAIRITSAAEAAISEAFAQARPVDDPTFRHADIYSASLSDDSIVRSLLGLPDNFHGLRLRPYYPTHSIAFEDIRERSNPGLFGERDGTDGPYGTELLRSTEEKLSRWLVLSFSDSLTPEVAVQLARKSPSIELAETRSVRRPLFTPNDSLFSQQYGLALIHATQAWDIVRCDSTMLLADDDVGTDWTHEDLAANIAINWGETGIDTNGVDKRANGVDDDGNGFIDDWHGWDFDGAYGDTPDNDPRSPDNHGTHTAGIMAAVGNNHKGIAGVAFGARLLPIKTACDNCAGLDFGFQGIIYAADMHAKAVNCSFGGSNFSQAEQDAVNYAFAKDCAVVAASGNDGQFLDIYPGAYQHVLTVAAVGPDGTVTGYSDYNTHVAVSAPGGVNYDIISTVPVNSYAGEHGTSMASPHACGLVGLVRQRFPWMTAGQAMQQVRATAVPQPSDATRHDLVGHGLIDAYAAVTDTKTYSARIENVSIEDDLKLGHFVAGESGGIVLSVQNYLKPVQQLWATLEIFQGSGAITLQSSTVQFGQVGENQTVQNAMADLRLSVSNAVTANTLVTVKVTFHDSIVGYGPDIDYFSFIVSPNYLDLNANNLTVTLSSRGTIGYNDPVTDHEGAGFIWRNAPPAIGPLARSVLFNGGLMIGTDPQHLVDVVINQSDQDANHDFAATETIHSVTPDRGAIQELVCSYSDSLADSVTRVGVNVTQRAYAFSQGVAANAAIVQYVLRKQSGLTDWPASDSTAAALYLDWDIGLSGALNVTRFDSAQNAAITYRIEPNYPFVGMKVISALPPGTSLNYHAIRNDGSQGDINTYAGGFDKSGKWRAMTEFFNPAGPGDISMALGLKNLPMASRDSVEMTVVFALAQSPNLLKETMDSAAALWNGGPAAVSPETIYSLNDLAIYPEPFRDALHVEWPQQSGTGTRVSIIDVLGREIVSQQARGNGCDFESLRLAPGVYFIEVQLPGGRLTKRIIASGS, encoded by the coding sequence ATGAAGTATGATGGGAAGAGCGTATTTCAGAGATTGGGCCGAGCGATTCTGCTGCTTATTTGCCTTTATCCTTTATCCCTCATCCTTCACCCTTCCGAAGCAATAGCACAGGGGAACGCGCTTCCTGGCACAATCGCCATTCGCATCACGTCGGCTGCTGAGGCTGCCATCTCCGAGGCCTTCGCGCAAGCAAGACCCGTTGACGACCCCACCTTCCGCCATGCCGATATTTATTCCGCATCACTCTCGGATGACTCGATCGTTCGAAGCCTCCTCGGCCTGCCGGACAATTTTCACGGACTGAGACTTCGTCCATACTATCCAACTCATTCGATAGCATTCGAGGATATCCGCGAACGGTCGAACCCCGGATTGTTCGGTGAAAGAGATGGGACGGATGGGCCGTATGGGACCGAGCTGCTTCGTTCGACTGAGGAAAAGCTCTCGCGGTGGCTCGTCCTTTCATTTTCAGATTCGCTCACTCCGGAGGTGGCCGTGCAGCTTGCCCGGAAATCTCCCTCAATCGAACTGGCGGAGACGCGCTCTGTGCGCAGGCCACTGTTTACGCCGAATGATTCGCTCTTCAGCCAGCAATATGGTCTCGCCCTGATCCATGCCACCCAGGCCTGGGACATTGTCCGATGCGATTCGACGATGCTGCTGGCCGATGATGATGTTGGTACCGACTGGACACATGAGGACTTAGCCGCCAACATCGCCATCAACTGGGGCGAGACTGGCATCGATACAAATGGCGTCGATAAGCGCGCCAATGGTGTCGATGACGATGGCAATGGCTTCATCGATGATTGGCACGGATGGGATTTTGATGGAGCCTATGGTGATACTCCGGATAATGATCCGCGCTCACCTGACAATCATGGCACGCACACAGCCGGAATCATGGCGGCCGTTGGTAATAATCATAAGGGTATTGCGGGCGTCGCATTTGGAGCGCGCCTGCTGCCTATCAAGACGGCGTGTGATAATTGCGCTGGTTTGGATTTTGGGTTTCAGGGTATTATCTATGCCGCGGACATGCATGCGAAAGCGGTGAACTGTTCGTTCGGAGGATCCAACTTCTCGCAGGCCGAGCAAGACGCGGTGAACTATGCATTTGCGAAAGACTGCGCGGTGGTCGCTGCCTCCGGCAATGATGGACAATTTCTCGATATTTATCCGGGCGCGTATCAGCACGTGCTTACCGTTGCCGCAGTCGGACCGGATGGAACGGTCACTGGATACTCGGACTACAATACACATGTCGCCGTCTCGGCGCCCGGCGGAGTGAACTATGATATTATCAGCACCGTGCCGGTAAACTCTTACGCCGGAGAACATGGCACCAGCATGGCATCCCCGCATGCCTGCGGCCTTGTTGGACTGGTACGGCAGCGGTTTCCCTGGATGACCGCCGGGCAAGCCATGCAGCAGGTCCGCGCAACGGCAGTGCCGCAACCAAGTGATGCGACGCGCCACGACCTTGTCGGTCATGGACTTATCGATGCGTACGCAGCGGTCACAGACACGAAAACGTATTCCGCACGCATCGAGAACGTCAGCATTGAAGACGATCTGAAACTCGGCCATTTTGTGGCCGGCGAGAGCGGCGGGATTGTACTCTCGGTGCAGAATTATCTCAAGCCCGTTCAGCAGTTATGGGCCACGCTGGAAATATTTCAGGGCTCGGGAGCCATCACACTCCAATCGAGCACAGTCCAGTTCGGGCAAGTGGGTGAGAACCAAACGGTCCAGAATGCTATGGCTGATCTTCGACTCTCGGTGAGTAATGCAGTCACTGCGAATACATTAGTCACAGTCAAAGTCACGTTTCACGATTCGATCGTCGGCTATGGGCCGGACATCGACTATTTCTCTTTTATCGTCAGTCCGAATTATCTCGACTTGAACGCGAATAACCTGACGGTAACGTTGAGCTCGCGTGGCACCATTGGCTACAACGATCCGGTCACAGACCATGAGGGAGCCGGATTTATCTGGAGAAATGCACCGCCCGCGATCGGTCCACTGGCACGAAGCGTTCTCTTCAATGGCGGACTGATGATCGGAACGGACCCGCAACATTTAGTCGATGTCGTCATCAATCAGTCCGATCAAGATGCGAACCATGATTTCGCTGCCACGGAAACGATCCATTCCGTCACGCCGGACCGTGGCGCAATCCAGGAATTGGTCTGCTCCTATTCTGATTCTCTCGCAGACTCTGTAACACGCGTTGGCGTGAATGTCACGCAACGCGCATACGCGTTTTCGCAGGGAGTTGCCGCCAACGCGGCTATCGTCCAATATGTCCTTCGCAAACAGTCGGGCCTGACCGACTGGCCAGCGAGCGACAGCACTGCCGCTGCACTTTATCTGGATTGGGACATCGGTCTCTCGGGCGCGCTGAATGTCACGCGTTTCGATTCGGCGCAGAATGCCGCAATCACCTATCGAATCGAGCCCAATTATCCGTTCGTCGGCATGAAGGTAATCTCCGCTCTGCCGCCGGGCACATCACTGAACTATCACGCAATCCGGAACGATGGCTCGCAGGGAGACATCAATACCTACGCCGGTGGATTTGACAAGAGCGGCAAATGGCGCGCGATGACCGAATTCTTTAACCCCGCCGGACCTGGCGATATTTCCATGGCTTTGGGCCTCAAGAATCTCCCGATGGCGTCCCGCGATTCCGTTGAGATGACGGTTGTCTTTGCACTCGCCCAAAGTCCGAATCTATTGAAGGAGACCATGGACAGCGCCGCCGCATTGTGGAATGGAGGACCGGCAGCCGTGTCGCCAGAGACAATCTACTCCCTTAATGATCTCGCGATCTACCCCGAGCCATTCCGTGATGCCTTGCACGTCGAATGGCCACAGCAGTCCGGCACTGGGACTCGGGTATCGATTATCGACGTGCTGGGTCGGGAAATAGTCTCGCAACAAGCTCGCGGCAATGGGTGCGACTTCGAATCGTTGCGGCTTGCCCCGGGGGTCTATTTTATCGAAGTCCAGTTGCCCGGCGGCCGACTGACAAAACGAATCATCGCTTCGGGATCCTAA
- a CDS encoding class I SAM-dependent methyltransferase gives MDFQPADFESLSCDLCGADAPRLRYEKRGFRIVECSRCGMVYTNPRLKGAKIGELYDADYFQGHGFDQSVNYVRDVDEFGEHKASYDLHDWDLDTIQTMLAKPSARSLLEIGCGTGVFLAKAKAHGFDVHGLELSEYAAGFVRNMGIPVDTKSIEDADFPQNSWDVIVMREVIEHLPHPLESLKTIHGWLKPGGVLFMATGNYNCPERKIKGKDWFYFMPEGHLYYFSNRTMRKYLRTAGFRTIRVTNQGDMLMELLRKRGILEAGQAAPRNAVKRLVFYLVRAVNHFISSGMRVYAVK, from the coding sequence TTGGACTTTCAGCCGGCGGACTTTGAATCACTTTCCTGCGATCTCTGCGGTGCAGATGCACCACGTCTGCGCTATGAGAAGCGGGGATTCCGCATCGTCGAATGCTCTCGGTGCGGCATGGTCTACACCAATCCGCGGCTGAAGGGTGCAAAGATCGGCGAGCTCTATGATGCCGATTATTTCCAGGGTCACGGATTCGATCAGAGTGTCAACTACGTCCGCGATGTCGATGAGTTTGGCGAACATAAAGCGTCTTATGATCTGCACGATTGGGATCTCGATACGATCCAGACCATGCTTGCCAAGCCTTCCGCTCGGTCGTTGCTGGAAATTGGCTGTGGTACCGGTGTGTTTCTCGCCAAGGCCAAAGCGCATGGATTCGATGTGCATGGGCTCGAACTCTCGGAGTACGCAGCCGGCTTTGTCCGCAACATGGGGATTCCGGTTGACACAAAGTCCATCGAAGATGCGGACTTTCCGCAAAACTCATGGGATGTGATTGTTATGCGCGAAGTAATCGAGCATTTACCACATCCGCTGGAATCGCTGAAGACCATCCACGGCTGGCTCAAACCCGGGGGTGTTCTCTTTATGGCGACGGGCAATTACAACTGCCCGGAGCGGAAGATCAAGGGTAAAGACTGGTTTTACTTCATGCCCGAAGGTCACCTCTATTATTTCTCGAACCGGACGATGCGAAAGTATCTGCGAACGGCCGGTTTTCGGACTATCCGCGTGACGAATCAAGGCGATATGCTGATGGAGTTGCTGCGAAAGCGGGGCATCCTCGAGGCAGGTCAAGCGGCTCCCCGCAACGCAGTCAAACGACTGGTGTTCTATCTGGTGCGTGCCGTCAATCATTTCATTTCGAGTGGGATGAGAGTGTACGCGGTGAAATAA
- a CDS encoding ABC transporter ATP-binding protein, whose amino-acid sequence MNPQHPHQSPEPDLVLEVRGLNKSFGDTAAVRNLDLVVNPGEMLAIVGPDGAGKTTLIRMVCGITKPDAGSIMVLGLDLSHYASEIKPRIGYLSQQFSLYLDLTIDENIEFFAEIHGVKNYQTRRDELLEFTRLTPFRERLAGQLSGGMKQKLALAATLIHTPEIIFLDEPTTGVDPVSRRDFWKILSSLTAQGMTIIMTTPYLDEAERASRVALMDHGSVLIVDTPQALRKQMKGQLFEIVTPDIRKAIELLKDNTHAVQAFGDRLNVMLDADSDEASLQNRLHLGGIHIESLRSVQPSLENVFISLLERTQAEHPGERQAERGTEEEETSRAAKA is encoded by the coding sequence TTGAATCCACAGCATCCACATCAATCGCCGGAGCCGGATCTCGTACTGGAAGTGCGCGGCCTGAACAAGTCGTTTGGCGATACTGCCGCGGTGCGGAATCTCGACTTAGTCGTCAATCCCGGTGAGATGTTGGCCATTGTCGGACCAGATGGTGCCGGCAAGACGACGCTTATTCGGATGGTCTGTGGAATTACAAAGCCGGATGCCGGATCGATCATGGTCCTTGGTCTCGATCTATCGCACTATGCTTCCGAGATTAAGCCACGCATTGGGTATCTCTCGCAGCAATTCAGCCTCTACCTCGATTTGACAATCGACGAGAATATCGAATTCTTCGCGGAAATTCACGGCGTCAAGAACTACCAAACACGGCGTGATGAATTGCTCGAATTCACACGGCTTACTCCATTCCGCGAGCGACTCGCCGGGCAGCTCTCCGGAGGAATGAAGCAAAAACTTGCTTTGGCCGCCACACTGATTCACACTCCTGAGATTATCTTTCTCGATGAACCAACGACGGGCGTTGATCCGGTCTCGCGAAGAGACTTCTGGAAAATCCTTTCGTCGCTCACGGCGCAGGGCATGACGATTATTATGACGACGCCCTATTTGGATGAGGCCGAGCGAGCCTCACGCGTGGCGCTCATGGACCACGGGTCGGTCCTTATCGTTGATACGCCACAAGCCCTTCGAAAGCAGATGAAAGGCCAGCTTTTCGAAATTGTCACGCCGGACATCCGCAAAGCCATCGAACTACTCAAGGACAACACGCACGCGGTGCAGGCATTCGGCGATCGGCTGAATGTCATGCTGGACGCGGATTCGGACGAGGCATCGCTGCAAAACCGGCTCCATTTGGGCGGAATCCATATCGAGAGCCTTCGCAGCGTACAGCCGTCGCTTGAAAATGTCTTTATTTCACTACTGGAACGCACCCAGGCGGAGCACCCGGGCGAACGCCAAGCCGAACGCGGAACAGAGGAGGAAGAAACCAGTAGGGCAGCAAAAGCGTAG
- the def gene encoding peptide deformylase, producing the protein MPILPIYTFDHSVLRQETSLVEQDSADLQKLIKNMIGTMRNADGLGLAANQVGRSLALTVIDLKHVPGMEERDSLVLINPALTGTEGESVFEEGCLSLPGIREEIVRPAQIGVRFLDKNLKEVELEADKILARVIQHEIDHLHGKYFIDYLSPFKISLLRSKLSRMSRGEMDTDYPLAPPEPQHAKPKSKAKRLRGM; encoded by the coding sequence GTGCCAATACTTCCCATCTATACGTTCGATCACTCCGTTCTTCGGCAAGAAACGTCCCTTGTCGAGCAGGATTCTGCGGATTTGCAGAAGCTAATCAAGAATATGATTGGTACAATGCGGAACGCCGATGGGTTGGGTCTGGCCGCCAATCAAGTCGGGCGCTCGCTCGCCCTGACAGTGATCGATCTCAAGCATGTCCCCGGCATGGAAGAACGGGATTCTCTCGTGCTGATTAATCCGGCCCTGACCGGCACTGAGGGGGAATCGGTCTTTGAAGAGGGCTGCCTGAGTTTACCCGGAATTCGAGAAGAGATTGTACGTCCGGCACAAATCGGTGTTCGATTCCTCGACAAAAATCTGAAGGAAGTCGAACTCGAAGCCGATAAGATTTTGGCCCGTGTGATCCAGCACGAGATCGACCATCTTCACGGCAAGTATTTTATCGACTATCTCTCGCCCTTCAAGATCTCGCTGTTGCGCTCGAAACTCTCGCGGATGTCGCGCGGCGAAATGGACACGGATTATCCGCTGGCACCACCCGAGCCGCAACACGCGAAGCCAAAGAGCAAGGCCAAGCGGCTGCGTGGCATGTAA
- a CDS encoding aldo/keto reductase codes for MTQSPTAAVAASAATAKPGQIRLGSFMVNRIGLGTNRITDTEAAHTMLRRAVKLGINFIDTAELYQSTRSEETIGKTLAPYPEGVVIATKGGMSFKDSSAINDSSYLRHAVEGSLERLKTHQIDLYQLHRTDPAVPIEQTAAVLKSFLDDGKARNIGLSEVSVEQIERFRKIVPVVSVQNQYNIIERKHEAVLEYCEQEGIAFIPWYPIAKGKAESPVLHNIAERHGVTPVQISIAWLLRRSPVMLPIPGTLSVKHLEENIAAASIELSDEEFEQLSNGR; via the coding sequence ATGACACAATCACCTACTGCCGCTGTTGCGGCCTCCGCAGCGACCGCAAAGCCAGGACAAATTCGCCTCGGAAGCTTCATGGTCAACCGCATCGGACTCGGCACTAACCGGATTACTGATACCGAGGCCGCCCACACCATGCTCCGGCGCGCAGTCAAGTTGGGGATTAATTTCATCGATACCGCAGAGCTTTACCAGAGCACCCGGAGCGAAGAGACGATCGGCAAGACGCTCGCGCCATATCCAGAAGGGGTTGTGATCGCCACCAAAGGCGGAATGTCGTTCAAGGATTCGAGCGCCATTAACGATTCGTCTTACCTTCGGCACGCGGTCGAAGGAAGCCTCGAACGTCTGAAGACACACCAAATCGACCTCTACCAGTTGCATCGGACGGATCCGGCGGTGCCCATCGAGCAGACGGCCGCAGTGCTGAAATCCTTCCTCGACGACGGCAAAGCGCGGAACATTGGCCTTTCGGAGGTGAGTGTGGAACAGATCGAGCGATTCAGAAAGATCGTGCCGGTAGTCTCGGTTCAAAATCAATACAATATCATCGAACGCAAGCATGAGGCTGTGCTCGAATATTGCGAGCAAGAAGGCATCGCTTTCATCCCGTGGTATCCGATCGCAAAAGGGAAGGCCGAATCGCCCGTGCTTCACAATATTGCTGAGCGACATGGCGTGACTCCCGTTCAAATATCGATTGCGTGGCTTTTACGGCGCTCGCCAGTGATGTTGCCGATACCGGGGACGCTCTCGGTCAAGCACTTAGAAGAGAATATTGCGGCCGCTTCCATTGAACTTTCGGATGAAGAGTTCGAACAGTTGTCAAACGGTAGATAG
- the rnr gene encoding ribonuclease R produces MKKNQNSVSLRDDLLNLLRDSPGEYFKTNEISKMLAIKSDSEQYQDLRRMLDALEGEGRIVRGSRRRYGLARPIFSEIEGELRMQATGNAVVTPTAEFDVGDTILVRSRNLATALDGDYVRVRLLAPKEGERPQGEILEIIRKAAHQVTGTIEHTRQGFLLRPEGAKIKRDVFISRKDLHGAREGDRVRVELYEWTDEYLQPEGFVLEVLAKPARPGAFDNESIVTELNLPRQFPSSVEKEVARFPATIPESEIQKRLDLRRETIFTIDPEDAKDFDDAVSLTHNDDGLVTLGVHIADVSHYVTENSQLDKEALERGTSVYLVGGVIPMLPERLSNELCSLRPDEDKLTYSVFMRMDPKTGIVISSELKKTVIRSVMRFSYDEAEQRTKTGRGKYAKLLKEMRALSLKMYERRREAGSIDFESEEFRFNFNEAGEPIESIRKERLGSMRMIEDFMLAANRAVAEFIARKAKQGSERPFIYRIHAEPDPAKVREVAQLAKTLGYKLNAEKPTPKVVQKFLETLKGKPEEHLLNQLMLRAMAKAVYAEHNVGHFGLAFLHYTHFTSPIRRYPDLIVHRLLAEYQRPGGMNREREHHYFELLPDIADQTSALERRATEAERESVKLAQIHILKSQIGDEFDGIISGVTHFGIFVAISSGAEGLVHIRELPGYFEFDEAHYSLVQKRGMHGAEGKRYRIGDPVRVQLVRVLEEKRKIDFRLADVSDGETIKPLAGEKARRPKLRQERVAGRPRKEPRPKRRSR; encoded by the coding sequence ATGAAAAAGAACCAGAACTCTGTGTCACTCCGTGACGACCTGCTGAATTTACTCCGTGATAGTCCGGGAGAATACTTCAAGACTAACGAGATCTCGAAAATGCTCGCAATCAAGTCCGATAGTGAGCAGTATCAGGATTTGCGTCGAATGTTGGACGCGCTCGAAGGGGAGGGACGAATCGTCCGTGGATCGCGCCGCCGTTACGGTCTGGCGCGTCCGATCTTCTCCGAGATCGAAGGTGAGCTTCGGATGCAGGCGACCGGTAACGCAGTCGTGACTCCGACAGCGGAGTTCGATGTTGGCGACACCATACTCGTTCGCTCGCGAAATCTCGCGACCGCGTTGGACGGCGATTACGTCCGGGTTCGTCTTCTTGCCCCAAAGGAAGGGGAGCGTCCCCAGGGCGAAATCCTTGAGATCATTCGCAAGGCGGCGCATCAGGTCACCGGAACGATCGAGCACACGCGGCAGGGATTTCTCCTACGGCCGGAAGGTGCAAAGATCAAACGGGATGTCTTTATCTCTCGCAAGGACTTACACGGCGCACGCGAGGGTGATCGCGTCCGCGTTGAACTTTACGAATGGACCGATGAGTATCTCCAGCCCGAGGGTTTTGTGCTCGAAGTCCTCGCAAAACCAGCCCGTCCCGGTGCGTTCGATAATGAGTCGATCGTTACAGAGCTGAATCTGCCGAGACAATTTCCGTCGTCTGTGGAAAAGGAAGTGGCACGATTTCCAGCGACAATTCCAGAATCGGAAATCCAGAAGCGCCTGGATCTCAGGCGCGAGACCATCTTCACGATCGATCCCGAGGACGCGAAAGATTTCGATGACGCCGTCTCGCTCACGCACAATGATGATGGCTTGGTCACGCTCGGTGTTCACATCGCTGATGTCTCGCACTATGTGACCGAAAACTCTCAGTTGGATAAAGAGGCGTTGGAGCGGGGAACAAGCGTCTATCTCGTGGGTGGCGTGATTCCGATGCTGCCCGAGCGGCTTTCGAACGAGTTGTGCTCGCTTAGGCCCGACGAGGACAAGTTGACCTACTCAGTTTTCATGCGAATGGACCCGAAGACTGGTATCGTAATCAGCTCGGAGCTTAAGAAGACGGTGATTCGCAGCGTCATGCGGTTTTCGTATGACGAGGCGGAGCAACGGACAAAGACTGGCCGCGGAAAATACGCAAAGCTGCTCAAGGAGATGCGGGCGCTCTCGCTCAAAATGTACGAACGCCGCCGCGAGGCCGGTTCAATTGATTTCGAAAGTGAAGAATTCCGGTTCAACTTCAACGAGGCAGGAGAGCCGATCGAGTCTATCCGCAAAGAACGTTTGGGCTCAATGCGGATGATCGAAGACTTTATGCTTGCCGCGAACCGCGCGGTTGCGGAGTTCATTGCGCGCAAAGCGAAGCAGGGAAGCGAACGGCCATTTATCTATCGCATCCATGCCGAGCCCGATCCCGCGAAGGTCCGCGAAGTTGCGCAACTGGCAAAAACCTTAGGATACAAACTGAACGCCGAGAAGCCGACGCCGAAAGTTGTCCAGAAATTCTTGGAAACGCTGAAGGGCAAGCCCGAAGAGCACTTGCTCAACCAACTGATGCTCCGCGCGATGGCGAAGGCGGTGTATGCCGAGCATAACGTGGGTCACTTCGGTCTTGCGTTTTTGCACTACACACACTTCACCTCGCCGATCCGCCGCTATCCCGATCTGATCGTCCACCGGTTGCTGGCGGAGTATCAGCGGCCCGGCGGCATGAACCGAGAGCGAGAGCACCACTATTTCGAGTTACTCCCGGATATTGCCGACCAAACGAGCGCGTTAGAGCGCCGCGCAACCGAAGCTGAGCGCGAATCGGTCAAGCTCGCGCAAATCCACATTCTGAAATCACAAATCGGGGATGAGTTCGATGGCATCATCTCGGGTGTGACGCACTTCGGGATATTCGTGGCGATTTCATCGGGCGCCGAAGGACTCGTCCATATTCGTGAGCTGCCCGGATATTTCGAATTCGATGAAGCGCACTACTCGCTGGTACAGAAGCGTGGGATGCACGGTGCGGAAGGCAAACGCTACCGGATTGGCGATCCTGTTCGCGTGCAGCTTGTCCGCGTGCTCGAAGAGAAACGGAAGATCGACTTCCGCCTGGCGGATGTATCCGACGGCGAGACGATCAAACCGCTCGCCGGCGAGAAGGCTCGGCGGCCGAAACTTCGCCAAGAGCGCGTTGCCGGACGGCCTCGAAAAGAGCCACGCCCGAAGCGACGCTCGCGTTGA
- the rlmB gene encoding 23S rRNA (guanosine(2251)-2'-O)-methyltransferase RlmB: MSEQNQYAAGRRSALELLRDAESRARIEKVYIAHGVHGPQISEILHLVRSNRVAHSELDRAKFRELEKRAAKGTDSQGVIVLLSQREYLELEDVLEANPNALLVALDGIEDPHNIGAIIRSAEAAGATAILLPKRGAVLTPAVYKASAGAASHLPIVKYGNLAETIRKLQEEFGVSCIGLAGEATESIYEIGFTGPICLIIGSEEKGLHRLVRERCQQLASIPLAGKTASLNASVASGVALFEAVRQRALGEVSAAEPSRRRAV; the protein is encoded by the coding sequence ATGTCTGAACAAAATCAATATGCCGCGGGTCGTCGATCAGCGCTCGAATTGCTGCGCGATGCCGAGTCGCGCGCGCGAATCGAGAAGGTCTATATTGCGCATGGTGTGCATGGGCCGCAGATCAGTGAGATTCTGCATCTCGTACGGTCGAACCGAGTCGCGCACAGCGAACTGGACCGCGCGAAATTTCGCGAACTGGAAAAGCGCGCCGCCAAAGGCACCGATTCGCAAGGGGTTATTGTCCTGCTCTCCCAGCGGGAGTATCTGGAATTAGAGGACGTCTTGGAGGCAAATCCGAACGCACTGCTTGTCGCTCTCGATGGCATCGAAGACCCGCACAACATCGGCGCGATCATTCGCTCGGCAGAAGCTGCGGGAGCCACGGCTATTCTGCTGCCGAAGCGCGGCGCGGTGCTCACCCCAGCGGTTTACAAAGCGAGCGCGGGAGCGGCCAGCCATCTGCCGATTGTCAAGTACGGAAATCTTGCCGAGACCATCCGAAAGCTGCAGGAAGAGTTTGGCGTTTCCTGTATTGGACTTGCGGGAGAAGCAACAGAATCGATTTACGAAATCGGGTTTACCGGACCGATCTGTCTCATTATTGGCAGCGAAGAAAAAGGTCTCCACCGCCTCGTCCGCGAGCGGTGCCAGCAATTAGCATCGATTCCGCTGGCCGGCAAGACGGCCTCGCTCAACGCGAGCGTCGCTTCGGGCGTGGCTCTTTTCGAGGCCGTCCGGCAACGCGCTCTTGGCGAAGTTTCGGCCGCCGAGCCTTCTCGCCGGCGAGCGGTTTGA
- a CDS encoding LOG family protein, which produces MKKLVAVFGPASCIEGDALYTEAQELGRMLAEANFSVVTGGYEGVMEAASRGAHDVGGTAIGVTAEVYYARGREANPYLTREIRVKSANDRTMELLDLPDAFIAIGNSTGTLVEVALAWDYMVKRFLPEKPLILLGTSWHNFIDCLSKGSDFQRTIRVVHPVHFVHEAAEYLREFFGPSAQLPSLDVINV; this is translated from the coding sequence ATGAAGAAACTGGTTGCTGTTTTTGGACCTGCATCGTGCATCGAGGGTGATGCGCTATACACTGAGGCGCAGGAGCTTGGCCGAATGCTCGCGGAAGCTAACTTTTCAGTCGTCACCGGTGGCTATGAAGGCGTGATGGAAGCCGCTTCGAGGGGCGCGCACGATGTGGGTGGCACAGCGATCGGCGTGACTGCGGAAGTCTATTACGCTCGCGGGCGCGAAGCAAACCCATATCTCACACGCGAGATCCGCGTCAAGAGTGCGAACGACCGCACGATGGAGTTGCTCGATCTCCCCGATGCATTCATCGCGATTGGAAACTCGACCGGCACACTCGTTGAAGTCGCGCTCGCGTGGGACTATATGGTTAAGCGGTTCTTGCCGGAAAAGCCCCTCATCCTGCTGGGGACAAGCTGGCACAACTTCATCGACTGTCTATCGAAAGGATCAGACTTTCAGCGTACAATCCGCGTCGTCCATCCTGTACATTTTGTCCATGAAGCCGCCGAATATTTAAGAGAATTCTTTGGACCATCGGCACAGTTGCCATCTTTGGATGTAATCAATGTCTGA